A window from Leptothermofonsia sichuanensis E412 encodes these proteins:
- a CDS encoding IS1 family transposase (programmed frameshift), with translation MAPIHCPVCDGIEVIKHGTTPDGKQRYFCQNSGCHRRTFILQYTYQGYLPEVKQQISDMAMNGSGIRDTARVLHISPTTVIEELKKDRQLKAVNELKLAELEPAQSIIKLCQGEDTEAEADEMWSFVQSKAQQRWLWHAIDHHSGKILAYVLATHQDEAFLQLKALLEPFGIMQFYTDGWGTYERQLDPSLHTVGKQNTQKIERKHLTLRTRLKRLARKTICFSKSILMHDIVIGLFINRYEFGFAI, from the exons ATAGCACCAATTCACTGCCCTGTGTGTGATGGGATTGAGGTGATCAAACACGGCACAACACCAGACGGCAAACAGCGCTACTTTTGTCAAAACTCAGGATGCCATCGGCGCACCTTTATTTTGCAATACACCTATCAAGGGTATCTGCCTGAAGTCAAGCAACAAATCAGCGATATGGCAATGAATGGGAGTGGGATTCGAGACACTGCCCGTGTCCTTCACATTAGTCCAACGACGGTGATTGAGGAATTA AAAAAAGATCGTCAACTCAAAGCCGTGAATGAACTCAAACTGGCTGAGTTGGAACCCGCTCAAAGCATCATAAAGCTTTGCCAGGGGGAAGATACAGAGGCAGAAGCCGATGAAATGTGGAGTTTTGTCCAGTCTAAAGCCCAGCAACGTTGGTTATGGCATGCAATTGACCATCACAGTGGAAAAATATTAGCTTATGTGTTGGCGACGCATCAAGATGAAGCATTCCTCCAACTCAAAGCGTTATTAGAACCGTTTGGAATTATGCAGTTTTACACAGATGGTTGGGGAACCTATGAGCGGCAGCTTGACCCAAGTCTTCATACCGTTGGCAAACAGAACACGCAGAAGATTGAGCGTAAGCATTTGACTTTACGCACGCGCTTGAAGCGATTAGCTCGCAAAACTATTTGCTTTTCTAAGTCCATTCTGATGCATGACATTGTGATTGGGCTATTTATTAACCGTTATGAGTTTGGTTTTGCTATCTAA
- a CDS encoding helix-turn-helix domain-containing protein, with the protein MLSYAKIQGKPPVLRSLTGLSQSEFESLLKSFEQAWESYIEQEYIQRPRARSYGGGRHAKLYSIEDKLVFILGYFWVYPTQAVQGFLFDLGQPQANEWVHKLTGVLNQALGYEKQLPEREPSRSNRYCSSVRAWNF; encoded by the coding sequence ATGCTATCGTATGCCAAAATCCAAGGCAAACCCCCAGTGCTTAGAAGCCTGACTGGACTGAGTCAGTCAGAATTTGAGAGCTTGCTGAAGAGTTTTGAGCAGGCATGGGAGAGTTACATCGAGCAAGAATACATCCAAAGACCACGTGCAAGAAGCTATGGAGGAGGGCGACACGCCAAGTTGTACAGCATTGAGGACAAGTTAGTGTTTATCTTAGGGTACTTCTGGGTATATCCGACCCAAGCCGTGCAAGGCTTTCTGTTTGATTTAGGGCAACCGCAAGCCAATGAGTGGGTGCACAAACTCACGGGAGTGTTGAATCAGGCATTGGGCTATGAAAAGCAGTTGCCCGAGCGGGAACCGAGCCGCTCAAACAGGTATTGTAGCAGTGTCCGAGCCTGGAATTTTTGA
- a CDS encoding HARBI1 family protein, protein MIDGTERPIQRPKDSNTQQDTYSGKKKHNTLKNNVISERKGKVVFLSDTYGGRVHDKAICDGEEYEFPEGSTLWQDSGFQGFAPKGVTIKQPRKKKPNQPLSQEDKQHNQCISSERVEVEHQIGSIKRCNIVSQPFRNRTDYYVDDVMETACGLHNFRLTHRQLNAQKKAA, encoded by the coding sequence TTGATTGACGGTACCGAACGTCCAATTCAACGACCCAAGGATAGCAATACCCAGCAAGACACCTACAGTGGTAAGAAAAAGCACAATACGCTCAAAAATAACGTGATTAGTGAACGCAAAGGGAAGGTGGTGTTTTTGAGCGATACCTACGGGGGGAGAGTGCACGATAAAGCGATCTGCGATGGCGAGGAGTACGAATTTCCAGAAGGCAGTACGTTGTGGCAGGACAGCGGATTTCAGGGGTTTGCGCCAAAAGGAGTGACCATCAAGCAACCGAGGAAGAAAAAGCCCAATCAACCGCTCAGCCAGGAAGATAAACAGCATAACCAGTGCATTTCGAGCGAACGGGTCGAGGTTGAACATCAAATTGGCAGTATCAAACGCTGCAATATTGTTAGTCAGCCGTTTCGCAATCGAACTGACTACTATGTGGATGATGTCATGGAAACCGCTTGCGGATTACATAACTTCCGCCTGACTCATCGTCAACTCAACGCCCAAAAGAAAGCAGCTTAA
- a CDS encoding DUF559 domain-containing protein, with protein sequence MRGRSRELRQNMTPPERKLWGALRNNQLGVSFRRQHPIGPYIADFYSRDAHLVVEVDGAIAHSSPEAIAHDANRDAYLRSLGLRTMRIPAKEVMTNIEGVAAWIQTTSAEQFSPQEAEWIAASDLKAGDLVFWGSTLEGVRLTNVVTTSSTEEVYDLEVEAAHSYLTEICAIHNWGGGGAVGAQVDHVRFGAVCHSHLPQADD encoded by the coding sequence ATGCGAGGGCGCAGCCGCGAGCTGCGTCAAAACATGACCCCGCCAGAGCGCAAACTGTGGGGGGCATTACGGAACAATCAACTGGGGGTTTCCTTTCGCCGTCAACACCCGATCGGCCCCTACATTGCCGACTTTTATTCCCGTGATGCACACCTTGTTGTCGAAGTGGATGGTGCAATTGCCCACAGCAGTCCAGAGGCGATCGCCCATGATGCTAATCGCGATGCTTACTTGCGATCGCTGGGATTACGGACAATGCGTATTCCCGCCAAAGAAGTCATGACCAACATAGAGGGAGTCGCTGCGTGGATTCAGACCACCAGTGCCGAACAATTTAGCCCTCAAGAGGCCGAGTGGATTGCCGCCAGTGACCTAAAAGCGGGTGACCTTGTTTTTTGGGGTTCCACCCTAGAAGGTGTGCGTTTGACCAACGTGGTAACAACCTCCAGCACAGAAGAAGTCTATGACTTAGAAGTAGAAGCCGCCCATTCCTACCTGACAGAGATTTGTGCCATCCATAACTGGGGCGGTGGCGGAGCGGTTGGGGCGCAGGTGGATCATGTGCGATTTGGGGCGGTTTGCCATTCACACCTCCCGCAAGCGGATGATTGA
- a CDS encoding type II toxin-antitoxin system Phd/YefM family antitoxin: MHQVDITDAQTQITQLLESALQGKEVIITRNNQPILKLIQIPPATKRRQRGSAKGQIWMAPDFDAPLEDFKEYMERTYFWIRIPFFGSLTIVPN, encoded by the coding sequence ATGCACCAAGTTGATATTACTGACGCTCAGACTCAAATCACTCAACTTCTGGAATCTGCTCTGCAAGGCAAAGAAGTGATTATCACTCGTAATAACCAGCCGATTCTGAAGTTGATTCAGATTCCACCCGCTACCAAACGACGACAACGCGGTAGTGCAAAAGGTCAAATTTGGATGGCTCCAGACTTTGATGCACCCCTCGAAGATTTTAAGGAGTACATGGAACGAACATACTTCTGGATACGCATACCTTTCTTTGGTTCATTAACGATAGTCCCAAACTGA
- a CDS encoding PIN domain-containing protein, whose translation MSNAAADLLESDVDLLLSMASLWEIAIKVSLNKLTLPDDYERFMIMSGLSLSRSPLTTLRF comes from the coding sequence CTGAGTAACGCTGCTGCCGATCTATTGGAGTCTGATGTTGATTTACTCCTCAGTATGGCTAGTCTTTGGGAAATCGCTATCAAAGTCAGCCTGAATAAATTGACATTACCCGATGATTATGAGCGTTTTATGATTATGAGCGGTTTATCCCTCAGCAGATCACCCTTAACAACATTGAGATTCTGA
- a CDS encoding type II toxin-antitoxin system VapC family toxin: protein MTLNNIEILTITFEHLTVVSRLPFHHRDPFDRSLIAQSISENLQIVSDDTKFDSYKVDRKW, encoded by the coding sequence ATCACCCTTAACAACATTGAGATTCTGACTATTACCTTTGAACACTTGACGGTTGTATCAAGGCTACCTTTCCATCATCGTGATCCCTTCGATCGCTCACTGATTGCTCAATCCATATCTGAAAATCTCCAAATTGTTAGTGATGATACAAAGTTTGATAGTTATAAGGTTGATCGGAAATGGTAA